The genome window AGGCAGCAATGCCTCTCTGGTCTGCTTCAAGAATGATGGACTAAGACTAGACTGTTAGTGGTGCCTGTCCAGTCATTGCTTGCTCTCTGAGCATCTGCAGACATCCTTCTCCAAGTCTCTGTCATCATCTCTGGTGTCTCAGAGAGAGACTTCAGTTTTCTGTTCCTGAAGATAAGAAGGAAAGATGAGAAGACGAGACTGTATTCATCCCTGATTCTGATAATTTTCTTGccttaaaaatgctgttttgggtattttttttcccttaaattcAGAGTTCCCTGTACCCACCTCATCTAGTGGTTGTTGGTTCCCTGTGTCATCTGCCAGGTCAACGCCGCGGGTCTCGGGCAGCAGGATGCAGAACAGGgccaccagcacagggatgctcccaAAGATGGCTTTGGGGATGGCCCGGTGGTACTGGGCCAGGGGAATGATCAGCGGGGCCAGGATCCCGGCCACCCTCGCCATGGTCGAGCACAGCCCCACGCCCGTCTGCCTGCGGGagagaggggcacagggagggcaggggtgttggggaagatgaaacaggaaagccttataaatatgattgcctggcaaaagattttgagaatatggaaactataagtgagattgaaagGAAAGCGtgctttgagatacctcagttactgaacaacaggaaaacaatggtgtggccagctgaaggtgatccccttttgatgaaacaacaccctctgcttgcagacaggcccaagggtcagagcagaccctgccagcttggcagaaggggcccaaagaggagtttttagggtttaaaatgtaaggcagtatggtaatgtaatgattcttacaggctgtatgtaaatgctataggatttgtatcttggactagattggttagtgagaattagaatattcagcacagaagaagatttatggcattgtaacgggaacctcgctctcttacccttttactctcttaccctctcatcctctctacccctctcttctctcagtcctgctctgagctgtggctggcagctcccagcagggccctgcacccaggccctttgcaataaaccccaagttccacgACCTGGCCTCAGAGATCTCTTGTCTCCATCCACCCCAACCGTCGTACCCCCTGACGCTCCTACAAGGGGTCAACACTCCTGCGCTGAATGTGGCCCTGTGGCCACCTCCAGCCATGGCAGAAGGAAGCTCTGATGTGTGGGGACACCTCACCTGAGGATGGTGGGGAAGAGCTCAGCGGCGTAGACGTAGGAGGTGGAGAAAGCGGCCGTGGCTGTGAACTTACCAATGATGGCCAGGACGGTGATTACCACAGGCTGGtctgaggggaagaggaaaaacaaccaCTGTAACCTGCAGGGGGATGGTTCACTTGGGACCAGAACTCTCTGCAGTGGGATTTCTTGGGACAGCCCTTTCTGATAGACTTGCTAAGCAAAGTTACCATCTAACCCATTGGAAATGATGCCCAGCATACCCTTACCTGGGACATACCCTCTGGCAAAGAGAACCCAGATTTCTCCTGAGGCCTTGGGCATTTTCTAGATGTGCAATTGAAGtgagctgctgagccagcacagGTGTTTGGGCAGTGCTTAGTTGCAAATGCCATGTCCCTGACCTGGAAAGCATTGGGAAGCTCCACTGTTACCTTCAGTCTCActcacagccctggcacagcagcagtgtggggtATGGACTGAGGCAAAAACTGATGCAAACTGATGAGGGGGAGTGGGCATTTGCCTTTTCTCTTCATCTAAGAAAGGGAGACATGGTAGCTTTTAAAGCACTTCTGCTGTAGCTTTCTGCCAGGGGGTGGTGGTGTCTTAGTGAGTGGGTGGTGGGCAATGGACCCTGCCTGCCAagggccaggagctgtgggagaaccagcacagccctgagggagAAGGAATCCAAGGTGAGGAGAAGCCAGAATGCTGGGGATGAAGCAGCCTGGGGGCTGTGacagagggagcagctgagcctgtggAAGTGAGCGTGGGTCTGGCAGGGTGGGAGGATGGCTCTGAGCAAGGGTAGGGATGtgcagggcactgcccagctctgctgacaggCTGGGAAGGTTCACCTTCAGGGATGCCGGTGAGGATGAGGCATATCAggccagccagcagcaggagaatgCCCTGCACTTTCTTCCTCCCAAACCactccagcaggaaaatgcaggaaattcGAGCTGGAAGCTCCACTGCCCCAAAGGCCAGCTGTGTCAGGTAGATGTCCAGACCAAAATCCGTCACGCTGAGGCTCAGCCCATAGTAGACAATGCTGTCTGCAAACCTGAGATTCAAGTAAAGCAGGATAGAACATGTCACCAGATGTTTTCTGGGGGTTTATAACCTAAAATTAGAAAGGTTAGAACGCATGCAAATTACTTAAATTCCCAGCAATCTCTGTTTTGGTTCTAGTCAGCACCTTTGAAAGTTGTGCGGGACATAGTTGCAGGAGATAAAGCAGAATGGGTCCCCACATGGAGAGCAGATTCTAGACTGAAGCCAAAGCTTCTAGATAAGCAGAAAACTCCTCCAGGGCCCAGGGATTGCCAAAGCTGGAATTACTCAAGCCTTTCTAACACAACCCACAGTATCATGGATAATCATCATCTTCCCATGCCCAGACATGATAAATCTGTATTTACCATGTATTTGGAGTATAGAATGACAGCAGGTCAAGACATTCACGTGTGTATTAccagaaaaatcacattaatgTACAGTTGTCAACCATCAACGTCTTCTCTTTCACTAGTAGTTTTAACAGAGGGGAGGAGGGTATATCTTACCAGACACATGACATGATTAAAGTCACCTTCAGCAGGTTCTTTGTCCTGAAGAGATCCAGGAAACTTCCAGACTTGACCTCTTTCTCAGGCTTCAacttcaaaacacagaaagacaaagagtcagagcaggaaaaggaaaccCATGTCCAGCTCCTTTCCCACCTGCAGACCATGGGAAGCCTCAGTGGGGCAGGTCTGTGACCCCAGtgctctggcagggagggcacCCCACTGCCCTCagggtgcccagcacaggggatggTGACTGAGAGGTTGCTCAGGATGAACAATGCACCAGTGGAGGAACTTTGGGGTGGGCAAGGAGGGAATTCCCCTTCAGGCATTTCTGCCTGGAAACCCAGAGACTAAAGAGAGAGACTCTGTGCTGATCAGTCACACTCCTGGAATCCTCAGAGGAGAAAAGCCAGGGAAGAATTTCAacccttcccacagccccaggggaaCCCCAGAaagctccaggctgagcctcagcagaggctgggccTCTTCGCTGACCTCGTCCCTGTGGaactcagctggagctggagtcccccacagcccatggccaggccagccccagtgggaatgcagagatGTTTCTGGCATGAGCtgagctccaggggctgctgccaggcccaggGCAGTGTCTGAGGCCAGGACCCCCAgtacctgctccaggagctctggtgggAGGCTGCGCTTGTTGGTGGCTGCCGCCTTCTGCAGCACCTTCTTGGCTTCCTCGATTCTGCCCTTGGTCACCAGCCAGCGAGCTGACTCTGGGAGCACCCTGCCAGGAGAGGAGGCCAGCAcatgctgctgtgtcctgctgagctcccccacagcccctttCTCTGGGACCATGTCCAGCAAGCCTTGGAATCACCACAGGACCAGAtcccagaaccacagaaccTTCAGccttggaagggacccacaaggatcatcaagccCAGCTCTAAAGTGAATGGCCCATGGGATCAATGGGTCTAAGTACCTAAATTAAGGCTCCAAAGGCCACATTTGGAGACctgaagcagagcagctgctgctgtcagcagtgcagtgcccagggagatgtgctgagctctgcagcagctcctccagcacctgcaCTCCAATGGGAAAGACCCAGCTTggttctgagctgctgcctcttcctcacTCACACCCTCACATCAGGGCTGTGTTGTCAGAATTCAGAAcatctctctgtctctcctggattgccaagacccctgccaggggtctcagagaccctggcacagagcctaAGATGCCTGTgactttgattatgacccatggagcaagttaccaaccttatatgaagatctgCAAACCACAAAAGTataagtagaataataattagtttGTCACTGGGTGGATAAATagatttttgtggtttttagaatgggggttcagggggcaagatggaggaagctgagcatgtccagcctttctccttcttcttggcctccatcttctgctgtggtgttagcacttttagattggtttagaggagaagctcactgtctaacgTAGttgataggtattgggaagtgattgtaaacattgtacatgtagtttttagtataaaaagataacacagcCCCGGGGGCAGacagagtgcctctgtctgacctgctggacagacctctgcaggccaggagaaagaattttatagataagaaacaataaacaaccttgagaccgagaactgaagagttctgactccttcaaCCGCCAGGCTGGGAAGAGAGACTTTCCAACACATCTCGGGGTCACTGTGAAAGGCTAAAGCCCTGGGATTGTGTCTTCCAGAAGCTCTGCACTTCTCCTTACCAGATGTAGAAGAACAGGGCAAACATAGGAGCAGATCCTGCAAtctccagcagcctccagtGGCGAATCCCATAACTCAAACCAGCCACTGACATCTGCCCGATGGCAAAAGCCGTGTGAGTGACGAGCAGCGCCTTTGTCCGGTGGGAGACACCAACCCATTCTGTAGctaagaggaaaaacaaaggtTCAAGCTTTGTTTTGGTCTCTCTTTTGCTATTGTGTCTTGTGAGGCCAAGTCTGCTCCCTCAGGGCAAGGGAGTCCCACTCACCCAGGGACACGACTGCAATCATAATTCCTGACACTGCAGCTCCCACGACACACCTGAAGGCCATGAACACATAGAAATGGGGCACAAAGGCAGTTGCCAGGCCAAACACGCCCTGCAGGAGGATGCAGATGAGAAAGACTGGCCGCCTGCCAATCCTgtggaaggagagggaagacCCAGTCAGTAcctggagagaccccagggcGAGAGGGAGGAGCACAGGAGGGATGCAAAGTGATTTGGGAACCAGAGGAGATTTGACATCCATGTGAACATAGCTCCTCTTTATACCCCAAGAAACAATGTGCAGAAAAATCAGTGTCTCCAGTGTTGACACATCATGGTTCTGGAAAAGCCTGAGACACCAGCAGGGGCTAAACTTGTGATTTGTGAGGAACCCCCCACAAGGCTGTATGTGCCTCTCTTTTCAACCCTCAGACATTTCCAGACCTTCCAGGGGGGCCCAGATGCCCAATCTCAGGCAAGGGGATTGCATCCTGTGAAGGTTCAGTGCATGGACAGTCTGCCCCCTGatctgggctgtccctgggtgctgggcagagtctctgggaaggagctgtgttTCCTCACCTGTCACTTAGCATCCCAAAGATCATGGCTCCAATGAGAAGCCCAGCCATGTAGATGGACTGGGAGATGTCATTCAGGACCGCCCTGTCACACACCAGGTCAaactggaggaaggaaaagacagaagCTGTTGGTTTTGACAGACTCCAGCCACTCTCTGGGCTTGGGCAGCCTTTCTGGTTGGTGGTGGATGCAGGATTTGTGTGCCTGAGCTcttgctccagcccctgggagcagagaagCCCTCAGGAGGGCTTGAGCCCTTCATGGTGAGCACTTAGGGCACAAATCAGTGGTGGGGCTGGTGCCCctctgctgggtgctggcatCTGCaggattcccctgcagcccaaaGGTCCCTGAGGGAGCATTCTGGTTGTCAGCTTTTATTTAAAGTGTGGCCTTGGGGTGAGAGCTGTATCAGCTTTCTTGTCTGGCTgaaaaggcagggcagggtggaaAGAGAAGGAGAGCAGTGCTTTTTACTGATAAAGGAGGAATGGCAAGGGATGCAGCTGCTGACACCTGCAGGGAAGCCTTGTCTGAAATGGACTTGGTGCTCCAGGGTCACCAAGGAGCTTCTGCAAATGCCAGAGGCTGGACTttctcctgtgtcccagctccatGGAAGGTACTTATGAGaaagtgctggagctggcaggtaggaaaggagggaggaggacTGAGGGAAagtgagaaaggagaaaaggtcCACAGAgggagaatcacagaatcatggaatcatttaggttgggaaagacctccaaGAACATCAAGTACAACTTTTCAAAGACTGCTACCACGTAAAATAGAAGGTGGGATATGAGGCAGAATGGAGAAATTGAGCTGCTGATAAACAAGGCTTTTGCTCAACTGCAAGGCCCTGGCATGTCTTGTTGCAGCCCTGAAGGTTCCTGGAGGCCCAAGAAATATCAATGCAAGCACTTGGAAGGTGAATGTCTTTCACAGAGGAGATGGTGTGAGTAGAAGCAGGCAGAAGAACAGGGGGTACTGTGGCAGGGGTGGCCAAAAGATCCCTCCAGGCAGATCCATCATGAAGTCAAAGGTCTGGATAGTGGAAAGGGGATGGATGGTGGGCAGAAGATGTGCTGGACTCACACCCCCAcagtccctgcctgtgctctcccCAGGCATCTTCACCATCGCCTTGATGCAACGAGCTCCCAGGGAATCCATCTGTGTGATGGAGGCAAAACCCTGCAGTAAATCTCAGCctgactgcagcacagctggcactggctggCCAAAGCACAGGCCAGGATATTCCACCCCCTCCCAGAAGGCAATGACAGAAGGCAATGAGGCTTATGGTCATGGTTAATATTGGCTTATTGCAATTCTCTTGTTTTGTACCCAGGTGAAATGTCAACAAAAGTGCCCAACATTAAACTGAAAATGGATCCCCGGAATCTGCAGATCCAGACATTTACAGTGGAGAAATTACTGGAACCACTGATAATTCAGATATTTTAGAGTTGCAGAAAGTAAGCTGGATAACCATAGAGGGAAGGGAATAAGGCTGAAGAACTTTGACTAAAGTAAGCTGGATAACCATAGAGGGAAGGGAATAAGGCTGAAGAAGTTGTGACTAAAGAAAGCTGGAGAACCACAGAGGGAAGTGAAGAACGCTGAAGAATTTTTGTCTAAAGAAAACCGGATAACTATAGAGGGAAGTGAATAAGGCTTTTGACTTTTGACTAAAGACATTATTTTGAAagtcacagccacagctcttctgcagcacagctgtcaCTGGCTGAGCAAAGCACAGGCCAGGATATTCCCATCCCTCCTTTCCACATCCCAGCAGATCCAGCAGCAGGTACAGACCTCGGTCAGCAGGGACGGTGGCTGCTCTGAGGGGTACACCCAGCCACTGCTGCACTTCTCAGTGTGGTTCAGTCCATAGGCCAGGATGGAATCCAGGTCCCAGTCCACCGGGGAGAACATGGAGCACTGCTCAAAGTGCCCGTCGGGGCCCCGGGGCAGGGTGAGgttcagctgctcttcctgcgTCAGGTTGGGGCCGACGGCGAGGATCCAGCTGGTGTCACAGTGGTGAGGCACTTCCACCACCATGAACACTTGGCCAACCATTTGGAAAGGGTTGAGAAGTagtggcagggagaggagcaggatcAGCAGTTTCTGATAGAGCCCAAACTCCCCCAGAGCCCTTAAAAGATCCCCAAACTCAGCCATGGCGAGCACCTCTGTGGCCAGGCTGCGCCGGTGCCTGTGGCTTAAATAGGCAAATATTAATGTTTAAACTGTGTGAGCACTAAAGCCCTAATCCAGTGTGATAAAATGAGCACCTGCACTGGCACACCAGTCCATTCTGATGATACAGTGCAGTGCTCCAGGCTGCACTTTGTCACCAGccattccctccctgctctggagaAGAGATCAAAGGTGCCAGAGCACTGTCACTCTTGGGGATGGTACAGTGACATCTtgtccttctccagcctgaCAAGTGTCACAAGGCCTCCTGAAGGcggctgagctgcagctcaagGTTTGTGTCTGAGGCATGAAGCTGGGATTCTGCAAATGAGGGTTAATTTTGCTGGGGGTGGGGATGCAAACAGAGTAAATTTGCTGCTCCCATTAGTGGTTTAATGACTACAGAGAGCATCCTGGAGACAGAGATATGTGAGAGAATatggaagagaagcagaagagcaCTTCCCCTCTGGGGCAGGAAATATGTCTGGTAGTCCAATAGACTTGCTCTTGACAGCTGTGTCCCAAGctctctgttttcatttgcagAAACACTGGTTAGTCATAAAAGTAGATCTAAACTACAGTTTCTTGGGATAATCCTAAAATAGATGTGGCTTAGAGAGTACCCTCAGGGAAAAGAGCAGGTTACACCCAGAGACATTCAGAGCACACAGGATTTGGGAAATGACACCAGCTTGGCTTTGCCTGAGGTTCTGATGTCACTTGAAAAGCAGATTGACCTGGTTTCTGCTGCACATCTGAGCTGCTTCCTGGCTGGACTCCCTGAGTGGCTTGTGTCTTTATTCCTGGCAAACTGGCTAGCTGGATTGCCCTCAGTGTGTGACATTTTGTGCATCGTTTGGCAGAAGTTGGTTTTACCAGAGCCCCTGGCTGCTTTTTGCAGAGCCATGAACACATCAGTAACCTGCTCATTTCAAATCTGCTCTCCAATGCTTTGTCTTTCACTCTCAGTGCCCATGGTATATCTGAGCCCCCAACAAAGTCACTCCTGGGTCACACAACCTGGATTGGTGTTTCAGGAGTGGGAATAGCTCTGTTGTGCTTGTGAGAGTCAGTAAAGGAGAAGAATATTGGATTTTAAAGCATCACCCCCAAGCTGGAGTGGGAGAGTGAGATCCCACTGGTTCGTGCTGTTCAGAGTAAAGGAAGAGAGGAGTAAATGTTACTCAAAGTTGTGTAAAATCACACCAGTGCTGTGCATTTATCATCTGCACACACCACCCAGCCAAACATCGCTCAGCTCTGCGTCCACATCCTTGGATGAGTGGACTTGCTGCTATTCAGAGACATTCCctgagcaggaggctgagctACACGACTTCCAGAGATTCCTTTTGCCCTAAATGCATCTCTGGCCTTTTGGTGGGATGATTGGCCAAGGAGATCTGCTCTGGCAGAGACATTTTGTCCCTGTCCTCTTGTTCTCTGCAACAAGCTCAAGTCTTCAGGCTCACCCTGTTGTGTGTGGCTCATGGTGTCCCCTCCCATTCCTCCttttggcactggtgaggcagGGAGATTGTTGgggtatattttattttattttattttattttattttattttattttattttattttattttattttattttattttattttattttattttatttcatttcatttcatttcattttgtttatataatttcattttgttctattttaaaaattaatcattttaacacctctacctttttttttttacagacagCTGATTAAAACATGTGAACTGATGTGCTTTATGGCCCTTTTGAGTGTGCACGTGTTCATGCTTTGACCCTTTGGGGTTTCTCTTGAGCTTGTTTATCATGAGTATAATTGTTAACTCCTATAGCATTTATGGTATGTAATATTTATGCAAAGGGCActcagggaggagcagagtgcaggggcacagggagagcagattTAGCAACGTCCCCACACCCCAAGACTTCAAGACATCAGGGTTcatttccctcctctgccccctTCTGACCTTGGCAAACTCATTTCACTTTTCATTGCTTATCATTGTACACCTGATTTGAAGAATCACTTTTGCTCCCATATCAGCAAACTtgtgctgtttttaaaagattaaaaatcccacacagctctccctgtggttttttttttcttttcacctaTATGAAGAACTCCTTCTCTGAAAGGTCATAATTTAACATCTCCAAGTCTTCAGAAGACAGACTGTCATAATCATCTTTGTCTCCTG of Molothrus ater isolate BHLD 08-10-18 breed brown headed cowbird chromosome 1, BPBGC_Mater_1.1, whole genome shotgun sequence contains these proteins:
- the LOC118694899 gene encoding solute carrier family 22 member 13-like, which encodes MAEFGDLLRALGEFGLYQKLLILLLSLPLLLNPFQMVGQVFMVVEVPHHCDTSWILAVGPNLTQEEQLNLTLPRGPDGHFEQCSMFSPVDWDLDSILAYGLNHTEKCSSGWVYPSEQPPSLLTEFDLVCDRAVLNDISQSIYMAGLLIGAMIFGMLSDRIGRRPVFLICILLQGVFGLATAFVPHFYVFMAFRCVVGAAVSGIMIAVVSLATEWVGVSHRTKALLVTHTAFAIGQMSVAGLSYGIRHWRLLEIAGSAPMFALFFYIWVLPESARWLVTKGRIEEAKKVLQKAAATNKRSLPPELLEQLKPEKEVKSGSFLDLFRTKNLLKVTLIMSCVWFADSIVYYGLSLSVTDFGLDIYLTQLAFGAVELPARISCIFLLEWFGRKKVQGILLLLAGLICLILTGIPEDQPVVITVLAIIGKFTATAAFSTSYVYAAELFPTILRQTGVGLCSTMARVAGILAPLIIPLAQYHRAIPKAIFGSIPVLVALFCILLPETRGVDLADDTGNQQPLDEVSDGSHR